The segment CTCTTCTCTTGGTGACCTTGTGTTCTTAATACACAAAGTGATCACAAAGGTGATTCTTAAAACCAGTGATCACGAAGGTTTctatatttttgaaagatttgCCTGAAAGATTATAAGTTTTTCATAGGTAAAACTTTGTTCATGTGACTCTACCATGTCCATAATTACACAAATATGTTTGTACTACTTTTTATAGCTCAAATACCAAAGAATGCTTGAGCGATTAGAGAAGGAGAACAAAGAATTGAGAAAATTGGTACTGCAAAGAGATGACAAAGGAATTCATCAGAGGAAGTTAAAGGTATGTGTTACAAAACCACATTGAAATATAATTATACCATAATTTCCATTATGCTATTCTAAATTGCATTTGTTAATTCATATATAATCTTCTAACATTTGTTTTAAGATACCTCTGTTAATTTTTTCAGTCATCAGGACTTTTATacatcctttattttttaactatATAACTTTTGGAAGTGGCTTCAATTGAAAACCACAAAGGAGTTACCATGTCTAACTAAATAGCTTACCTAAGTGATTGGCAAATGTGGCTTGGTTTTTTCATGTAGCTTCACTGTATTTTCAGATAATCTTGCTTCCAGCTCTTCTTGCACACACAGTCTGATACCTTTGTGCTTTGTCATAGGCCTCACTGAGTTTGGTAGGAGTAAGTTATGGGGTCAGGGAACATAATTTAATGATTGTATAAATCCAGTGAGactggcttttgtttttgtctgCCAACATCCTGAGCATTTTTAAGATAGATGTTTTCTACTTCTCTGTGTCATTTGTTAACCAATATGGATCTTACTCTTTCCTCTGGGATCTGAAAGATGAATCTTACTTGTGCATAATAAGTTTGATAATTCTGTATCCTTGTTAATGTTTATCGTTCATCAAACTGAATAAGTCTAGATTTTTAATGGGAGAAACTCAATTTAGCTTAACTTGAATGCTGCAAAGTTTGCACTCAGTTGTTCTCTTACGTACATAGGAGctctcattttcctccttcatcCACAGGAGTCAATGAATGACTTTACTTTGTATTGTATTTCATAGAACAAAGATCTGTGCTGCAGTATAGATAGCTGTGGTTTCAAACCATCAGGagaaagtaaaaacatttttataccAATTTACAGAAGAAGTAGTCTGAAACCTTTGTTCTCTTATTtggctgttttctctctgtacTTCTTTTTGTAGAAGTCATTGATTGATATGTATTCTGAAGTACTTGACATCCTGTCTGATTATGATGCCAGTTACAACACTCAAGATCACTTACCTCGAGTAAGTAGATAACAAGTTCAATGATTTTTACTGAAGCACCAGTTTTACAATTAAATAGAGCATTTAATTATATTCCAGAATAATCCAGAGTTAATGCCAGGCTATTTTCTTGTAACTCCACCTTTTTGCTTAAGACatgtctttcattttaaaagcagtaagataattttgaaaataaccAATTTAACCAGGCTAAGCCTGTTTTGGCTCTTAGATAAACCCTGTCTAGATTCAGTTACTGCTGCTGTGCtcaactttttgttttaaatggtTTCAGTCTGTGCACCCCATCCTCCTCAGCTTTGCAAAATGGTTGTTGTTTCCCACTGTGTGTGAGTGGAGCTGAGCAAGTAAGGTGCCCTGCCCATCTCCCCACAGCATGCTGCTgttggggggaatttgggaaggagTTAGCTTGACTGCTGGTGTAAGAGAGAGCCAGGAATGTTTCCTGCTTTCACAACCACCTGTAGCATTGGTAGCTTCTATAGGAAGCCACTAAGATGGAGAAACTCAGGATTCAGCTATTTCCAGGCAGAAGCTGCATCTACCAGATGAGTAATGTTTtgcctgcagaagagaagagcTGCCTGCCATGAGAGCAACAAGccctccctttctttcttcattaaatGCCCTGGCAGGGTGCTTTGTGGGCTGTGCTGTCTTAAGCACAAGTCAAATTTTTTGCTTGACTACAAGTTAGTACTTCTTCAAAGATTCCATCTTTAAACCAATGCATTTATTATCAAGCAGAATACAGCTGGTGTTGATACAGATTGTCAGGTATGTCTTCCTAGTCAGCTTTTGTCTAAGCTTCCAAAATATCCTTCCAAAAGCCAATGACTGTTTAAACTTTCACTTAAGGTGGTGGTGGTTGGAGACCAAAGTGCAGGAAAAACCAGCGTGTTAGAAATGATCGCCCAGGCCCGCATATTCCCTCGAGGGTCTGGGGAGATGATGACACGTTCCCCTGTCAAGGTAAGAAACATCCTCATCTCTGAATCAGCATTTGCTGTATTGTTCTCCCTCTGATTATGACATTGTTTGAAGCATACATGTACATAGGTTTATAAAATGGCCTGTAAGCAAGGCAGTTGTTTCAGCCAATGGCAGAAGCTCTGCTGGTCTCTGATCCATGTGTACTGAGTAGTAGCAGTGCCATTTAGTAATTTTGTGCTAAATAAGCATTACATATAATTGTGTTTCTACAGAGGAGAGTGTACATATGCCATGTACTTCTCATGTTTCTTTGTGTTAGATTTGCTATACTTTCTCATTAAAGCTTTTAACATTTAGGTGACCCTTAGTGAAGGTCCCCACCATGTGGCTTTATTCAAAGACAGCTCTCGGGAGTTTGATCTGACCAAAGAGGAGGATGTAAGTATAATAAAGTGACTGGAAGTTAATGAGACTTCTAGTGATTCTCTGAATAATTTTGTCTGTGATCTCTAAGCCCCTGTTTAATTAGAGTGAAGGATGTTTAGTGGGCAAGGCATTGTATTAGTTATTAAATTATCTCTTTGGCTGGCACTGAAGTGGATAAAATGTTGAGTGCTCCTTGTGCCAAGACACTTTTTGAAGCATGAAGGGATCTGCAGGTAATCTGTCATTTAGTGCCCTCCACATTTACCAGACTTACTAAACATGCATTTGAAATAATACTTACAAACTGAGATTTTCATCCCTAActaaaagtgtttttctgtgtAGGTAGTTTTTCTTCTATCATAGTTATAAAGAGTTTTGTGtttgatattttgcttttcttgtaaCAGCTTGCAGCTTTgagaaatgaaatagaaatcaGAATGAGAAATAGTGTGAAAGAGGGGTGCACTGTTAGCACTGAGGTAAGACTTTTCAAATAGTTCATGGTAAATATCTGTATGTGTATATGTTTTGGAAGTATTCTTCAACTGGGGGACTGTGATGAATCCAGTCTGCATATACATTGTATTTTGCAGTATACAAAATGTATTTGGACtgttaaaatcagttttataCAGTACTGCATTTGTACTTGCATTAAAAGTTGTACTTCCTATTTAAAATGACAGGTTGTTGCTGAATAAAATGTGTGTAAATATGTGTTCATATAGTTTAATATATTCTGTTTGTCTATGTAACTGTATTCAAAGTAGATGGTGTATAAACTTctaatttcaattttatttcatagaCCATCTCCTTAAGTGTGAAAGGTCCTGGTTTGCAGAGAATGGTATTGGTTGATTTACCTGGAGTCATTAGTGTGAGTatgcaataatttaaaaaatgaagacatgTAAATGTGGTAGTGTTATTGATGAGAACTTTAGCTGCTGGGGGTTTTTTAacatgttggttttttttttttttctttgtttaaatatttatctcCATATGCATATTAAAGACTGTGACATCAGGTATGGCTCCAGATACAAAGGAAACTATCTTCAGCATCAGCAAGGCCTACATGCAGAATCCTAATGCCATCATCCTCTGTATTCAAGGTACTAACAGTCTAAGCAATTattcatttatgtttttaatcATGATTCTTATGTTACTCTGGAGTCTGTTCTTGTTGCAGCGTGGCAGGgtggtatttttccttttgtgataATTTGTGTAGTGTACAAAACAGCATGCTGTGAATGTCTGTTTATAAATTAAGGCAATCTGTGCAAAATTTGTGGCAAAAGCAACTTTTTGCAAAGAGTTTTTTtagcattaaagaaaaatggtcGTgataataaaattcaaattttccaCAGAAGTGTTTTTGGAGGTAGCATGCAATAATATTGAATATTATACAATGTTGAATATTTTGAGTAAGCTGGTATTTGTTGAAAACTTACAGAACTACAACAAACTGCTTTGATTTGATTCTGGgaacaaagcaatttttccaGTATGTGTATCCAAAAATGGAACATAAGTCTACTTTTACTGCATTAAATTAGTAACATGAAACTTACTTGATGATGGCTACTGTGTTTTCAGTACTGTTAGATTACATAGTCCCTAAAATAAACTTTGTATTTGTTTTAGATGGGTCAGTGGATGCAGAACGCAGTATTGTTACAGACTTAGTCAGCCAAATGGAtccccaaggaaaaaggacaatATTTGTACTGACTAAGGTTGATCTTGCAGAGAAGAATGTGGCTAGTCCAAACAGGGTGAGTTGAAACTCTTTTTCTCACACATGGTAAAATGCTTGAGATGCTGGCAGAGATATTGGACCTCACCTGTGTGCTCTAGATGGTTTTGAGTGCTTACTTCTGTATTTAGTATGatgatttttttggtggttgttgTTTTAATCTCTCTCAGGCCTTGCTTTTAGTGATCAGCTATGGGACTTCAGTCTCAGCTTGCTGTAATACTGATTCCTTTCATGAAGGTGACCTGAGCAAGTTCCATTTCCCAAAAAGGCTAAAGATATTCCAATATAGtaatttttgttgtgttttgtgttcTGCTGTGTTATGCCTTTTTAGATttatgcctttattttttttcatttgttttgttttcaatctCAGTAGAACTCATAGTCCCACGACAAGCTGCTTCCTGCTGTGGTCTGTGCATAGCTATGACTATATTTGGCCTTAAAACTGTGCTGAAGGAAAGAATGTCTCTGTGCAAagttaatgattttttttaatcctttattTTCATAGATCCAGCAAATCATTGAAGGCAAACTCTTCCCAATGAAAGCTTTGGGTTATTTTGCAGTTGTTACTGGAAAAGGTAAAGAGAGCTCTAGCTCTGCTTATTTTGTCCTTGGTAGCCCAGAAAGCTGTCTAAATGGAACTGTTGCAGcactcttttctttctgcaggaaacagcagtgaaagcaTTGAATCCATTAAAGAATATGAAGAggaattttttcaaaattcaaagcttttaaagtatgttgctattttattatttctattaaaatgaGCTTCTGTTGGTAAATGCTAGCATCAGTTTTTCTTGTGGAATTTAAAAGGATTGCAATGTGGAAGCACTAATTGAGATTTAATAAATTAAGTATCATGTTGAGGTGACCAATTTATCCTGGTTTCCTAATGCTTGCTGTAAGTCAGTGGAGACAGACGGGCATCTTCAGGCAGCAGCTGATTCCACTGCAGTTCTGGGCCACTCTTGCAAGGTTTGTGTGTCTCTCCATCAGCTCTACAAGAACTAAGTTTCAGCCTGTCTAAGCACTTAGAGCTGAGAGGAGTGAATCGAGCCCAAAAGTGAGTGTTAGTGCCTCTAAACGTCAGTTGTTGTGGTGTGACCGTATTGTATTCAAAGGGTTAGCTGGTATTCTGAGGGAAGCTCACTGAGTGGAGTTTTGATTTCACAGGCTGGTATTCCTCAGGAAAGTACAGTAGATGATCTTTGGGCCTGTAGTACCTGCATTGCAACCTCTAGAATAAAAACTTATTTaggatggggttttttgttcctgtgtttcattttggggatttttccccttGCTTTGGTGATGATCTACATGGAATATTTTAGAGTAAGAGACTGGAATTCGGGTTAGGTACACAGTTATATGTTATTTTCTGCTCTGAGAAGCAAAGCTTTATTCTAGAGAGGAGCAAATGGGGATCCGAAAGCATAGATACGCAGAGAACTTCCTCTGGCTGTCTTACTTTACAGGACAAGTATGCTGAAAGCACATCAGGTAACAACCAAAAACTTAAGTCTTGCTGTCTCAGACTGCTTTTGGAAAATGGTGAGAGAGTCTGTGGAGCAGCAAGCAGATGCTTTTAAAGGTAAACatgtttggaagaaaaagggaaatagcAACTTGCTATTAAACAATTGTTTCTTCCATATGCATATGTTTTGTCAGCATGCTTGTGCAATTGTTTCATATGTTTTAGATGATCAACATTTCCCATTACTTGATAATTGCCCCGGGtaatttctagaaaaaaaacctaaaaaagtaatttatgttGCAAAGTACTACTTGCTCTAAAAACCAAAGGAGTAAAAAAGtatgaagaataaaaatcaagtttttttggtttttttggtttgtttttttttgtgggcaAAACACAGTTCTTCCACTTCCACTTTAAGATGTTTAAAATGGCTTCCTATATAAATGTACCATTTGgtcagccagggcagagctggaagtTGAATGACTCCGCTGTGCTTTTTTAATGCATGAATTTTGCAATTTGTAGACAGAGTATCTTggcacagacagaaaaaaattctgctcaTTTGCAGACACACTTAAAGTTCTTGGAGAGTTTTTCATAAGCAACATTTGTGGCAATTTTAAGACCTGCTGAACTTCTAAGGTAGTCATGAAGTGCTTAtggacaattaaaaaaacaaggccctgtttctgatttttgcaGCCACTCGTTTCAATCTTGAGACAGAATGGAAGAATAATTACCCGCGGTTGCGAGAGCTTGACAGGGTAAATTATACTACTGCTATTACTGTGTGCTACAAAGGGTTGAAGACTATGAATTAAAATGTatgccttttaatttcatttataaagGTTTCTTAAAGTTACCATAAAGTactgacatttcaaaatgttaGGAGAGTGTAAATTATTATAAGGGAAGGAAATACTGTTCTTCAAAATTGTGATGCTTCAGCACTTATGTCTTTGACTCTTCTAGTATACAGTTGCCTGGCCTAGCTTGCCTCCAGGGACAGGTCATTGTTTCTTTGTGATCATGACAGAACTGGCAAAGAGAAGTTACATTCCCTGGTCTACCAGACAGAGTAACAAAACAATTGGGATCTCATTTTGTAATTCTTTTACAGAGATCCTGTATATTGAAATGCCATGCCTGGACAAAGGCATGCAAGAGATGGAGGGGAAGATGTATGTTAAACCAGGGTAGCTGATGATATGCACACACATTGTTTAGAACATGACCAGGAGGTATCATTTGATGCTTAAAGGCCTTAAAGAaatggttttggatttttttcccttttgtatGGAGACATGATCAAACTACACTTAAtcttattatttccttttgcacAGAATGAACTGTTTGAGAAAGCAAAGAATGAGATTCTTGATGAAGTCATAAGTTTGACTCAGGTCACACCAAAGCACTGgtacagtaatttttttctatattttttttcgTAATTTACTAGGAGAAGTTTGCCTGTAAAATGGATTTCTAGTAAACAACATTCTCAATTATAAGTAAGAAACTGTTTTTCTTGGACAATGTATTGTGTTCCTGTGATCTGTAgtcttgttttctgtgttcctaACAAATTGAATGCACACCTATTAGTCACTTGTGTACTGGAAACCATCACATGTGTTACAACTCTCATTTTAGGGAGGAGATGCTTGAGAAAACTTTATGGGAAAGGGTATCTACTCATGTGATTGAGAACATAtacctgccagcagcacagactgCAAACTCAGGGACGTTTAACACCACTGTGGACATAAAACTGAAGCAGTGGACTGACAAGCAACTGCCTAATAAAGCAGTAGAGGTGAGAATTTAGttacttaaatttaaaaaatcaaattaaaacttaattaaaatttgaaatgaaagtaTAATTCCAGAGAAGTAAGGTGGTGTTTGAATGGCTGACTGCAGTTCTTTTAACTAGCTTACATGTCAGAAAAGGCTGGCAAGATCTTGATGTCCCAGAACCATTCAGAGCAAAAAACATTGTATTTTGCTCTTCTGGTGAATTTTGcctattaaagaaaaaaacacctaTTTTTACAAGGTTAACAAACCCTTCAGGTATGTATATTCACATTTAATAGATTTATGCAAGTTTAACAGAATTCTGCTTGATACAATACAGTGAAGCAAAGTTTAATGTTGCTTTTATTAGTAGTGGAtaaagcagcaaaggaaaagtcAGTGATTTATGCTTGCATGTTTTTTTTGGAAAGTCTCCAGATTTTCATACTTGGAAGAACTGTAATAAATGTTCCTTTATCAGCTGGTGCATTGTGTAATGGTCCATTTCAGGAGAAATTGTTTGCTAACTTTCCAGGTGGCATGGGAGACTTTGCAAGAAGAATTTTCCCGtttcatgacagaaaaaaaaggaaaagagcacGATGATATCTTTGATAAACTGAAGCAAGCTGTCAAAGAAGAAACTATTAAGCGACATAAATGGAATGAGAGAGCAGAAGATAGCCTGGTATAAtgtagtgggtttttttgccttgaaATGTTTTATTAGAGTTGAATAATCAGtatttttgcattctttcactGTAATCATAAAATGATTGTTGTTGTGTCCATCTCACATTTTCTATATTATGTTCTAATTCAGTGTTTCTCATTTCATTATTATCTTTTATTAGTTATTGCCCTAAATAGTATTTAATAAAACTGTTTTGGTTGGTTCATGAACGTCCTCCATAACCCACTGGCTGCATAAGGGCAGCCTGGTGAGAGTTGCTTGGCATCAGCTTATTTATTCTGTTCAGTGTAGCCCtataaaataacataatttcatttccttccttaTAGATTCTGTAATCCAGAGAGATTTCAtatcttttgctttattttttccattatttatgCAGGCTGTAGAAAAGAGTCAGAGgcacacaaaataattttgacaatGCTTTGAAAGATACCTCTTGATTAGCTTGTGTGTGCCCAATATAATCTGTTTTGgcagacattaaaaaatgaaaagaatacTAGAAATGGGTTATTAACTGAATCCTGAATAAATGATTTCCTGTGTGCTAAGGTGACATTGTGTATTGCAGCGGGTGATCCAGCACAATGCTTTAGAAGATCGGTCAATATCTGACAAGCAGCAGTGGGATGCAGCCATTCATTTCATGGAAGAGACGCTCCAAAGTCGGCTCAAAGACAGTGAGTGGTGTCATGTATTCCactcttcttccctttttaatCTGAGCCAGTCTTGATAGCTCACTTCTCTGAAGGGCAGCCTTTTTATCAGCCCAACTGACACAGTGGTGACTGCTTGCAGTGGTACTGAAACTGGTGGAAAATTTAGCAAGATACAGCCTCAAAAGCTCTCATGCTCTTGCTCTTAAAAGCAACTGAATGAGAAGCAGTAGAGATCTATAGAGTCAAAAAATGGTCTAAATGCACATGTAGAACAGAATAGATTTGAGGAAAATAGTTGGTCTGTTTATGGTTTCTAACATAATCAATTTTGATGCAAGTTGCAGCCaaggtaagattttttttcaaatgcatgaCTTGGGACTGGGAGGGTTGTCTCAGTAGAGGGTTGTTGTGTTTTTTATGTAGTTCTTGAAGTATTTActtggaagtatttttaaattttagtaaAATACATCAACGATTGCTTGAAGTAAAATACACCTGACTTAACTAAGTGTGatatattttttatgttcttcaaCATAAAATGTTCATTCTTGCTCACATACTTAATTTTGAAAGTATAAATTTGGCTGGTTGCATATATTTTGTTTGATAGTATCATAACTCCTTTTTCAGCTGAATCTGTTATTGAAGATATGGTGGGTCCAGGCTGGAGAAAGAGATGGTTGTACTGGGTAGGCCGCACCAAAGaacaggtaaaagaaaaaaaaaataataaagaatttaGATTATTACTCAATAAGTTTTCAAACTACCAATTCTCTTTACACTATCTAGATGActacaaaaaaacctcacttgTCATTGTTTTAAATAGTATGGAGAATTTAGTATACTTTTTCCGTGCTCCATCTACAGAGTAACttgtaaaatgttttccatttttcatctGAATTACATCTTTGCTATTATGCCATTGACCTGTGTATTGAAGTTCTTGCTGTAGAAAGAAATCAATGAAAGCAGTGGAAACTGGGCTATTCTCTTCTATACTTTTCATGTCTGCCTTCTAAACAGAAGTCACATGCAGTTTTCTGTCATGCTCCATTTGGATTTAGTTAGTATGTGATAGCATTATCAGTTGCATTATAATCACAGTTGTATATTCTGATTGGCCATATTCATCGTAACTTTTGGaaatttcctttgaattttAATTGCACCTTTTTTTCGATGCCCAGAGATGATGGgctttttatattaattttcctaGATGTTTCTCAAACTGATTCATACTTTAAAGAAGTaagcagaatttaaaaggaTAGAGTAGGAAGTAATTGTTTCAGAGAAAGGAGTTTTACAGTCAGCTATATGCAGCCAGCATAGTTGATTAGTTGACTATTATGAACAGCAGCTTAAAGGTATGAGCTCATGGAGAGTTCCTGCTAATTAATAGtcaaaaattacaattttaatcAGTGTCACAAGTGGCATATGAATGTGAAACCTTCTAGGAGATATTCATGTAGGGAAAAGGGGGTTGACAcctatggtttttttttttcacccttctATTCttgttctgcatttctgtgtataatgaaaagggaaaaaaaaattgaattatcCATTAAAATGCTATATTTGATCTGTCTTTGCATAAATTCCTTTTGAAGTAACTTAAAAGTAATAGTTAGTAATGTCAAAGATTTTTTCTGCCCTGGCTTATTAAGCAAATAGAGTGTTTATGGAGGAGGTGCTGACGATCTCTGAGTCAATAATAATTCCAACTAATCATTCCTATCCTAGAATATTcgtaatgaaacaaaaaatgaacTTGAGAAATTAATCAAGTGCAATGAAGATCATCCAGCTTATCTGGCAAATGATGAAGTGACGACTGTCAGAAAGAATCTGGAAGCAAGAGGAGTAGCAGTGGATCCATGTCTGGTGAGATGCAGAATTGTAACAAGACACATGGAAGCCCCCTGTGAACATCTGAATGTTTTCTAGATGCCAAAGAAAAGATTTCATCTGAATACTGAGTTTGTAATGCAGATGTTTCCAAACAAATCACTAAGTGACTGCTTGCACGCAATTCACACACTTCTGTTGGCTGGCAGAGAAATGCTTTGGAATCTCTCCGTTTAGAATGGAATCAGAATCTGCTGAGCAGACTTTATTGCCTACATTGTAACAAAGCTTGTTAGAAATTATTGTTTAGATGTAATCAAGGCCTTTGTGAGCATGTTACAGTAAAAACATACTGTGTATCCTAAAGCTTTCAGTGTGGTTGTATGTGAAGTTGGCAGATCACTGGTATAATGAAgagagagaattaaaaaaaaaaaaacttagaaaaaggcaggatttttttaGAGTATTCCACGGGTTTGTATTGTACATCTGAAATGTTCTGGAAAATTACATATCTCATTGCAGTGAAAGGCCCCTAAGGGTAATTAGACCTCTCACCTAATTAAATGtgagattttaaataaatgaaaattcagaCATTAATAAGTAATAGATGTAGATTTTCTATAGCggtgatttattttctgcaataaCTTTGGCTACCTTTGCACCATTAATACATGCACTTCTTCCAGGAAGAAGAGTTGTTTTAATATCTGCTACTCCCTTCCTATGCAGCACTTATCATTTTTTATAAAGGTCATAGTAGTGATCCACATCCTCTGCATGAGGAGGCTGAGTGCaaattgaggtttttttttttagctaagcAACTGATTTTCTTAATTATGTTTTATGAGTTTTCCAGAGAGGCATCTTGATACACAGgtttaattttgaagaattgAAACTAATAAGCC is part of the Vidua chalybeata isolate OUT-0048 chromosome 10, bVidCha1 merged haplotype, whole genome shotgun sequence genome and harbors:
- the OPA1 gene encoding dynamin-like 120 kDa protein, mitochondrial isoform X1, whose product is MWRTRAAAACVICRSLANSSYGIKRKSPLQNLHLVSRSIHHPYYPSSKLQRPPLRISIQQFSSLNRLPLHKTKLLNVKHGYQSHRNFWLARLASRLLKVRYLILGSAVGGGYTAKKTYEQWKDMMPDLEDYKWIVPDFIWELDELVDFEKLLKALPDADDLAKLLPDFDKIGESLTSLKGFLSPGYNLVSEVIGASDLLLLLGSPGETAFRATDQGYDNDKQFKKGLLGELILLQQQIQQHEEEARRAAGFSSQQKRKVSDKEKIDQLQEELLRTQLKYQRMLERLEKENKELRKLVLQRDDKGIHQRKLKKSLIDMYSEVLDILSDYDASYNTQDHLPRVVVVGDQSAGKTSVLEMIAQARIFPRGSGEMMTRSPVKVTLSEGPHHVALFKDSSREFDLTKEEDLAALRNEIEIRMRNSVKEGCTVSTETISLSVKGPGLQRMVLVDLPGVISTVTSGMAPDTKETIFSISKAYMQNPNAIILCIQDGSVDAERSIVTDLVSQMDPQGKRTIFVLTKVDLAEKNVASPNRIQQIIEGKLFPMKALGYFAVVTGKGNSSESIESIKEYEEEFFQNSKLLKTSMLKAHQVTTKNLSLAVSDCFWKMVRESVEQQADAFKATRFNLETEWKNNYPRLRELDRNELFEKAKNEILDEVISLTQVTPKHWEEMLEKTLWERVSTHVIENIYLPAAQTANSGTFNTTVDIKLKQWTDKQLPNKAVEVAWETLQEEFSRFMTEKKGKEHDDIFDKLKQAVKEETIKRHKWNERAEDSLRVIQHNALEDRSISDKQQWDAAIHFMEETLQSRLKDTESVIEDMVGPGWRKRWLYWVGRTKEQNIRNETKNELEKLIKCNEDHPAYLANDEVTTVRKNLEARGVAVDPCLIKDTWHQIYRRYFLKSALNHCNLCRRGFYYYQRHFVDSELECNDIVLFWRIQRMLAITANTLRQQLTNTEVRRLEKNVKEVLEDFAEDNEKKVMLLTGKRVQLAEDLKKVREIQEKLEAFIEALHQEK
- the OPA1 gene encoding dynamin-like 120 kDa protein, mitochondrial isoform X2, encoding MWRTRAAAACVICRSLANSSYGIKRKSPLQNLHLVSRSIHHPYYPSSKLQRPPLRISIQQFSSLNRLPLHKTKLLNVKHGYQSHRNFWLARLASRLLKVRYLILGSAVGGGYTAKKTYEQWKDMMPDLEDYKWIVPDFIWELDELVDFEKLLKALPDADDLAKLLPDFDKIGESLTSLKGFLSPGSPGETAFRATDQGYDNDKQFKKGLLGELILLQQQIQQHEEEARRAAGFSSQQKRKVSDKEKIDQLQEELLRTQLKYQRMLERLEKENKELRKLVLQRDDKGIHQRKLKKSLIDMYSEVLDILSDYDASYNTQDHLPRVVVVGDQSAGKTSVLEMIAQARIFPRGSGEMMTRSPVKVTLSEGPHHVALFKDSSREFDLTKEEDLAALRNEIEIRMRNSVKEGCTVSTETISLSVKGPGLQRMVLVDLPGVISTVTSGMAPDTKETIFSISKAYMQNPNAIILCIQDGSVDAERSIVTDLVSQMDPQGKRTIFVLTKVDLAEKNVASPNRIQQIIEGKLFPMKALGYFAVVTGKGNSSESIESIKEYEEEFFQNSKLLKTSMLKAHQVTTKNLSLAVSDCFWKMVRESVEQQADAFKATRFNLETEWKNNYPRLRELDRNELFEKAKNEILDEVISLTQVTPKHWEEMLEKTLWERVSTHVIENIYLPAAQTANSGTFNTTVDIKLKQWTDKQLPNKAVEVAWETLQEEFSRFMTEKKGKEHDDIFDKLKQAVKEETIKRHKWNERAEDSLRVIQHNALEDRSISDKQQWDAAIHFMEETLQSRLKDTESVIEDMVGPGWRKRWLYWVGRTKEQNIRNETKNELEKLIKCNEDHPAYLANDEVTTVRKNLEARGVAVDPCLIKDTWHQIYRRYFLKSALNHCNLCRRGFYYYQRHFVDSELECNDIVLFWRIQRMLAITANTLRQQLTNTEVRRLEKNVKEVLEDFAEDNEKKVMLLTGKRVQLAEDLKKVREIQEKLEAFIEALHQEK
- the OPA1 gene encoding dynamin-like 120 kDa protein, mitochondrial isoform X3, which translates into the protein MWRTRAAAACVICRSLANSSYGIKRKSPLQNLHLVSRSIHHPYYPSSKLQRPPLRISIQQFSSLNRLPLHKTKLLNVKHGYQSHRNFWLARLASRLLKVRYLILGSAVGGGYTAKKTYEQWKDMMPDLEDYKWIVPDFIWELDELVDFEKLLKALPDADDLAKLLPDFDKIGESLTSLKGFLSPGYNLVSEVIGASDLLLLLGSPGETAFRATDQGYDNDKQFKKVSDKEKIDQLQEELLRTQLKYQRMLERLEKENKELRKLVLQRDDKGIHQRKLKKSLIDMYSEVLDILSDYDASYNTQDHLPRVVVVGDQSAGKTSVLEMIAQARIFPRGSGEMMTRSPVKVTLSEGPHHVALFKDSSREFDLTKEEDLAALRNEIEIRMRNSVKEGCTVSTETISLSVKGPGLQRMVLVDLPGVISTVTSGMAPDTKETIFSISKAYMQNPNAIILCIQDGSVDAERSIVTDLVSQMDPQGKRTIFVLTKVDLAEKNVASPNRIQQIIEGKLFPMKALGYFAVVTGKGNSSESIESIKEYEEEFFQNSKLLKTSMLKAHQVTTKNLSLAVSDCFWKMVRESVEQQADAFKATRFNLETEWKNNYPRLRELDRNELFEKAKNEILDEVISLTQVTPKHWEEMLEKTLWERVSTHVIENIYLPAAQTANSGTFNTTVDIKLKQWTDKQLPNKAVEVAWETLQEEFSRFMTEKKGKEHDDIFDKLKQAVKEETIKRHKWNERAEDSLRVIQHNALEDRSISDKQQWDAAIHFMEETLQSRLKDTESVIEDMVGPGWRKRWLYWVGRTKEQNIRNETKNELEKLIKCNEDHPAYLANDEVTTVRKNLEARGVAVDPCLIKDTWHQIYRRYFLKSALNHCNLCRRGFYYYQRHFVDSELECNDIVLFWRIQRMLAITANTLRQQLTNTEVRRLEKNVKEVLEDFAEDNEKKVMLLTGKRVQLAEDLKKVREIQEKLEAFIEALHQEK